The proteins below are encoded in one region of Bacillus vallismortis:
- the sigW gene encoding RNA polymerase sigma factor SigW, whose translation MEMMIKKRIKQVKKGDQNAFADIVDIYKDKIYQLCYRMLGNVHEAEDIAQEAFIRAYVNIDSFDTNRKFSTWLYRIATNLTIDRIRKKKPDYYLDAEVAGTEGLTMYSQIAADGVLPEDAIVSLELSNTIQQKILKLPDKYRTVIVLKYIDELSLIEIGEILNIPVGTVKTRIHRGREALRKQLRDL comes from the coding sequence TAAGCAAGTCAAAAAAGGCGACCAAAATGCATTTGCGGACATCGTTGATATTTACAAGGATAAAATTTATCAGCTTTGCTACCGTATGCTCGGCAATGTGCATGAGGCGGAGGATATTGCACAGGAGGCTTTCATCAGGGCGTACGTTAATATCGACAGTTTTGATACGAACCGGAAATTTTCAACTTGGCTTTATCGAATTGCGACCAATTTGACGATTGACCGCATTCGCAAAAAGAAGCCGGATTATTACCTCGATGCAGAGGTGGCTGGTACGGAAGGCTTGACCATGTATTCACAAATCGCCGCAGACGGAGTTTTGCCAGAAGATGCAATAGTGTCGCTGGAGCTATCAAACACGATTCAACAGAAAATTTTAAAGCTTCCTGACAAATACAGAACAGTAATCGTATTAAAGTATATTGACGAACTCTCATTAATTGAAATCGGCGAGATTCTGAACATTCCTGTGGGGACTGTGAAAACGCGGATTCACAGAGGGAGAGAGGCTCTTCGAAAACAATTAAGGGATCTTTAA
- the rsiW gene encoding anti-sigma-W factor RsiW, whose protein sequence is MSCPEQIVQLMHMHLDGDILPKDERVLNEHLETCEKCRKHFYEMEKSIALVRSTSHVEAPADFTANVMAKLPKEKKRASVKRWFRTHPVIAAAAVFIILMGGGFLNSWHNDHNFSVSKQPNLVVQNHTVIVPEGETVKGDVTVKNGKLIIKGKIDGDVTVVNGEKYMASAGQVTGQIDEINQLFDWTWYKLKSTGKSVLNALKPNDKE, encoded by the coding sequence ATGAGCTGTCCTGAACAAATTGTGCAGCTTATGCATATGCATCTTGATGGAGATATCCTTCCGAAAGATGAACGCGTATTAAATGAACATCTTGAGACATGCGAGAAATGCAGAAAGCATTTTTATGAGATGGAAAAATCTATAGCGCTCGTGCGGAGCACATCGCATGTCGAAGCCCCTGCGGATTTTACCGCTAATGTCATGGCGAAATTGCCTAAGGAGAAGAAAAGAGCTTCTGTGAAAAGATGGTTCAGAACCCATCCTGTTATCGCAGCTGCTGCGGTATTCATCATTTTGATGGGCGGGGGGTTTTTAAACAGCTGGCATAATGACCATAACTTCAGCGTGTCCAAGCAGCCGAATCTTGTGGTGCAGAATCATACTGTAATCGTACCTGAAGGTGAGACGGTCAAAGGTGATGTGACTGTCAAAAACGGCAAGCTCATTATTAAAGGCAAAATAGACGGGGATGTAACCGTTGTAAATGGCGAAAAGTATATGGCCTCTGCTGGACAAGTCACCGGTCAGATTGATGAAATCAATCAATTATTCGACTGGACATGGTACAAATTGAAGTCCACGGGGAAAAGTGTACTCAATGCATTAAAACCGAATGACAAAGAGTAA
- the glmM gene encoding phosphoglucosamine mutase: MGKYFGTDGVRGVANSELTPELAFKVGRFGGYVLTKDKQRPKVLIGRDTRISGHMLEGALVAGLLSIGAEVMRLGVISTPGVSYLTKAMDAEAGVMISASHNPVQDNGIKFFGGDGFKLSDEQEAEIEGLMDEPEDKLPRPVGADLGLVNDYFEGGQKYLQFLKQTADEDFTGIHVALDCAHGATSSLATHLFADLDADVSTMGTSPNGLNINDGVGSTHPEALSAFVKEKNADLGLAFDGDGDRLIAVDEKGNIVDGDQIMYICSKYLKSEGRLKDDTVVSTVMSNLGFYKALEQEGIKSVQTAVGDRYVVEAMKNDGYNVGGEQSGHLIFLDYNTTGDGLLSAIMLMNTLKATGKPLSELAAEMQKFPQLLVNVRVTDKYKVEENDKVKAVISEVEKEMNGDGRILVRPSGTEPLVRVMAEAKTKELCDEYVNRIAEVVRSEMGLE, translated from the coding sequence ATGGGCAAGTATTTTGGAACAGATGGTGTAAGAGGTGTCGCCAATAGTGAGCTTACACCTGAGCTGGCCTTTAAAGTCGGGCGTTTCGGCGGGTATGTGCTGACAAAAGATAAACAACGTCCAAAAGTACTGATAGGCCGCGATACACGGATCTCCGGCCATATGCTGGAGGGGGCCCTTGTCGCCGGACTTTTATCTATTGGCGCAGAAGTCATGCGTCTGGGTGTCATTTCTACACCTGGTGTATCCTATTTAACAAAAGCGATGGATGCAGAGGCAGGCGTCATGATTTCTGCTTCTCATAACCCAGTACAGGATAATGGCATCAAGTTCTTTGGGGGAGACGGATTTAAGCTTTCTGATGAACAGGAGGCTGAAATTGAAGGCCTGATGGACGAACCGGAGGATAAGCTGCCAAGACCGGTTGGAGCTGATCTAGGGCTTGTAAATGACTATTTTGAAGGCGGCCAAAAATATCTGCAATTCTTAAAACAGACAGCTGATGAAGATTTCACAGGCATTCATGTGGCGCTTGACTGTGCCCATGGCGCAACATCGTCCTTGGCGACACACCTGTTTGCGGATTTAGATGCAGATGTTTCAACTATGGGAACATCTCCGAACGGATTAAATATTAATGACGGCGTCGGATCGACACATCCAGAAGCGCTCAGCGCGTTTGTCAAAGAGAAAAACGCCGATCTTGGTCTTGCATTTGACGGTGATGGTGACCGCCTGATCGCTGTCGATGAAAAAGGAAATATCGTTGACGGCGACCAAATCATGTACATATGCTCAAAATACTTGAAATCAGAGGGCCGTTTAAAGGATGATACAGTCGTTTCAACTGTGATGAGCAACCTTGGTTTTTATAAGGCGCTTGAACAAGAAGGCATCAAAAGCGTACAGACAGCTGTCGGTGACCGCTATGTAGTGGAAGCGATGAAAAATGACGGCTATAATGTCGGCGGAGAGCAGTCAGGACATCTGATTTTCCTTGATTACAACACGACAGGGGACGGATTATTGTCAGCTATTATGCTGATGAACACATTGAAGGCGACAGGCAAGCCGCTGTCAGAGCTTGCGGCTGAAATGCAGAAGTTCCCGCAGCTGTTAGTCAATGTAAGAGTAACTGATAAATATAAAGTCGAAGAAAACGATAAAGTAAAAGCTGTTATTTCTGAAGTTGAAAAAGAAATGAATGGAGACGGCCGGATTTTGGTGCGCCCTTCAGGCACTGAACCGCTCGTGCGCGTTATGGCTGAAGCGAAGACGAAGGAGCTGTGCGATGAGTATGTGAATCGCATTGCTGAAGTTGTGCGGTCAGAAATGGGATTGGAGTAA
- the cdaA gene encoding diadenylate cyclase CdaA — protein sequence MAFEDIPFLQYLGNAVDILLVWYVIYKLIMVIRGTKAVQLLKGIVVIVLVRMASQYLGLGTLQWLMDQAITWGFLAIIIIFQPELRRALEQLGRGRFFSRSGTPVEEAQQKTIEAITKAINYMAKRRIGALLTIERDTGMGDYIETGIPLNAKVSSELLINIFIPNTPLHDGAVIMKNNEIAAAACYLPLSESPFISKELGTRHRAAVGISEVTDSLTIIVSEETGGVSVAKNGDLHRELTEEALKEMLEAEFKKNTRDTSSNRWYWRGKKNG from the coding sequence ATGGCTTTTGAGGATATCCCTTTTTTGCAGTACCTCGGCAATGCCGTTGATATTCTCCTTGTTTGGTATGTGATATATAAGCTTATTATGGTCATACGCGGCACGAAAGCGGTTCAGCTGTTAAAAGGAATTGTCGTGATCGTGCTTGTTCGTATGGCAAGCCAATATTTGGGCCTCGGTACGCTTCAATGGCTGATGGACCAAGCGATAACATGGGGATTTTTAGCAATCATTATTATTTTTCAGCCTGAGCTGAGAAGAGCGCTTGAGCAGCTTGGCCGCGGCCGCTTTTTCTCAAGGAGCGGCACGCCTGTGGAGGAAGCGCAACAGAAAACGATTGAGGCCATCACAAAGGCGATCAATTATATGGCGAAACGCCGTATAGGAGCCCTGCTGACCATTGAGCGGGACACTGGAATGGGCGATTATATAGAGACTGGCATCCCATTGAATGCCAAAGTCAGCTCCGAGCTGCTGATCAATATTTTTATTCCGAACACTCCGCTGCATGACGGTGCGGTGATTATGAAGAATAATGAAATTGCCGCTGCCGCCTGTTATCTGCCGCTTTCTGAAAGCCCGTTTATTTCAAAAGAACTGGGCACGCGGCATAGAGCGGCTGTCGGCATCAGTGAAGTGACAGACAGTTTGACGATTATTGTGTCGGAAGAGACCGGCGGCGTCAGTGTGGCAAAGAACGGCGACCTTCACAGAGAACTGACTGAAGAAGCGCTGAAAGAAATGCTTGAAGCCGAGTTTAAGAAAAACACCAGAGACACTTCTTCTAACCGCTGGTATTGGAGGGGCAAGAAAAATGGATAA
- the cdaR gene encoding CdaA regulatory protein CdaR — MDKFLNNRWAVKIIALLFALLLYVAVNSNQAPTPKKPGESFFPTSTIDEATLTDIPVKAYYDDENYVVTGVPQTVNVTIKGSTSAVKKARQTKNFEIYADMEDLKTGTHKVELKAKNVSDGLTISINPSVTTVTIQERTTKSFPVEVEYYNKSKMKKGYSPEQPIVSPKNVQITGSKDVIDHISLVKASVNLEKADETIEKEAKVTVYDKDGNALPVDVEPSVIKITVPVTSPSKKVPFKIERTGSLPDGVSIANIESSPSEVTVYGSQDVLDSLEFIDGVSLDLSKINKDSDIEADIPLPDGVKKISPSKVTLHIEVDSEADQNFENVPIKTVGLNSSQTIEFLEPESQAIDVTAKGSPGNIKKLKKSDIELYVNVSDLDDGEHSVKLEVNGPQNVTWSLGQKSAKIKLTSKKSNTSTHDNSNTSGNQDGTDKQTNDQNQQEDTTNSNKNSNDQKQDVNKDQNQDQDEDESAADSQSSSE, encoded by the coding sequence ATGGATAAATTCTTAAACAACCGCTGGGCTGTAAAAATCATTGCTCTGCTTTTCGCGCTCTTGCTTTATGTGGCGGTTAACAGCAATCAAGCACCGACTCCGAAAAAACCAGGTGAATCTTTTTTTCCGACATCAACGATTGATGAGGCAACACTGACCGACATTCCGGTTAAAGCGTATTACGATGATGAAAACTACGTCGTGACAGGTGTTCCGCAAACAGTGAATGTCACAATAAAAGGTTCGACAAGCGCCGTGAAAAAGGCCAGACAGACAAAGAACTTTGAAATATATGCCGACATGGAGGACTTGAAAACCGGCACACATAAGGTCGAGCTTAAGGCCAAAAACGTGTCGGATGGACTCACAATCTCGATTAATCCATCGGTTACGACAGTTACAATTCAAGAACGAACGACCAAAAGCTTTCCTGTAGAAGTGGAGTATTATAATAAAAGCAAGATGAAAAAAGGCTATTCTCCGGAGCAGCCGATTGTCAGCCCGAAAAATGTGCAGATCACCGGATCTAAAGATGTGATTGATCATATTTCTCTTGTGAAAGCTTCGGTGAATCTGGAAAAAGCAGATGAAACGATCGAAAAGGAAGCGAAAGTGACTGTCTATGATAAAGATGGAAACGCGCTTCCTGTGGACGTGGAGCCCTCGGTCATCAAGATTACCGTTCCGGTGACAAGCCCAAGTAAAAAAGTGCCCTTTAAAATTGAACGGACAGGAAGCCTTCCTGACGGTGTCAGCATAGCGAATATTGAATCCAGCCCCAGTGAGGTAACGGTTTACGGCTCGCAGGATGTGTTGGATTCTCTTGAATTTATTGACGGCGTCAGCTTAGATTTAAGCAAAATCAACAAGGATTCAGATATCGAGGCAGATATTCCGCTTCCCGACGGCGTCAAAAAAATCTCGCCGTCAAAGGTGACGTTGCATATAGAGGTTGATAGTGAAGCGGACCAGAATTTTGAAAATGTCCCTATAAAGACTGTAGGGCTGAACAGCTCGCAAACCATTGAATTTCTTGAGCCTGAATCGCAAGCCATAGACGTGACGGCTAAAGGTTCTCCCGGCAATATAAAAAAGCTGAAAAAATCAGATATAGAATTGTATGTGAATGTATCAGATTTAGATGACGGGGAGCATAGCGTGAAGCTTGAAGTAAACGGGCCTCAGAATGTAACCTGGTCCTTGGGGCAAAAAAGCGCCAAAATCAAGCTGACGTCTAAAAAAAGCAATACATCAACTCATGACAACAGCAATACATCAGGGAACCAGGATGGCACAGATAAACAAACGAATGATCAAAATCAGCAAGAAGATACAACGAACAGTAATAAAAACAGCAATGATCAAAAACAAGACGTAAATAAAGACCAAAACCAAGATCAGGATGAGGACGAATCCGCTGCGGATTCACAATCCTCATCAGAATAA